Genomic DNA from Lutibacter sp. A80:
CAAATCCAGTTTTTGTTTTAGATGAAATTGATAAACTAGCATCATCTAGTCATAACGGAGATCCATCTTCTGCAATGCTAGAAGTATTGGATCCAGAACAAAATACTACTTTTTACGATAATTATTTAGAGTTAGATTTCGACCTTTCTAAAGTACTATTTATTGCTACAGCAAATAATTTATCTACAATTCCTTGGGCGTTAAGAGATCGAATGGAAATAATAAATGTGTCTGGTTATACTATTGAAGAAAAAGTAGAAATAGCTAAGCGTCATTTATTACCAAAACAAATAAAAGAACACGGTTTAACAGCAAAGCAAATTCAAATAGGGAAGAAGCAATTAGAAAAAATTGTAGAAGCTTATACAAGAGAATCTGGTGTTCGTGGTTTAGAAAAACAAATTGCTAAAATGGTGCGTTATGCTGCCAAATCTATTGCAATGGAAGAAACCTACGATGTAAAAATAACAAACGAAACTATTGAAAAAGTTTTAGGAGCATCTCATTTAGAACGTGATAAATACGAAAGTAATGATGTTGCTGGTGTTGTTACAGGGTTAGCTTGGACTAGTGTTGGTGGAGATATTTTATTTATAGAATCTATTGTATCTAAAGGAAAAGGACTTTCTATTACAGGTAATATAGGTAAAGTAATGAAAGAGTCTGCAACTTTAGCAATGGAATATATTAGAGCTAATGCTGAAAATTTTGATATTGATCCTAAAATTTTAGACGAATATAAAGTACATATTCACGTTCCAGAAGGTGCAACACCTAAAGATGGACCAAGTGCTGGAGTTGCAATGTTAACATCTTTAGTATCTGTATTTACACAACGTAGGGTTAAATCTAGATTAGCTATGACAGGCGAAATTACTTTAAGAGGTAAAGTTTTACCAGTTGGAGGTATTAAAGAAAAAATATTGGCAGCCAAAAGAGCAAATATTACTGAAATTATTTTGTGTAAAGAAAATGAAAAAGACATACTTGAAATAAAAGAAACTTACGTAAAAGGATTAAAATTCCATTATGTTTCTGATATGAGTGAGGTAATTAAAATTGCACTTACAAAGCAAAAAGTTAAAAATCCAAAAAAATTCTAATAAAAAAAGCAGCCAATTGGCTGCTTTTTTTTATAAATTTCTAACATCTAAAATACGACCATTTTTTAATTTACCTTTTGTATCAAGTTGATAAATCATTTTTGCAACTTGTTTAGGAGTAAATAATTCTCCGTTCTCGTAAAAATTAATAAAACGTTGTACAGATTTAAAATCTTCTTTGGGTATTTCTCTAACTTTTTCTTGCATGTTTGTATCTACAACTCCAGGATAAATTGAAACAATATCAACTCCATTTTTAATTTCTTTTTGCTCTTTAGCAATTACTTTTGTCATCATATCAACACCAGCTTTAGACGCACAGTACATAGACCAACTTTCGTAAGGTTTGATGGCTGCACCAGAAGAAATATTAATAATTTTCTTTTTACAATCCCAGTTTTTAGAAAGTTTAATAAATAATGAATTTAAAATTAATGGAGCTATTAAATTTACTCTAATAGTATAACTTATTTCTTCAGGAGCAATTTTCTCTAAGGTTTTTACATTTCCTAAGTCACCAGCATTATTTATTAATGTTAGTACTTTGGTAGTGTCTTTATCTAGTTGAGAAAATATTTCATTTACGGTATCTTCTATAGCTTCACTTTTACTAAGATCACATTGGTATTGTTCTAAAGCGTATTGTTTCGGAATTTTATTACGTGAAATTGATATTACGCGATAGCCTTTTTTATGATATTCTTTAGATAAACCATAGCCTAAACCTTTATTTCCTCCGGTTATTATTAATACATTATCCATTATTAATTATTTTTTTTAATAGTGTTTTCATATAAATTAATCCAGTTACTAACAGAAACTTTCTGCATTAATTGTGCAATTAATTCAAAAGGGATTTCTTCGGGTTTTTTAAACCTAATACAACTTTTACCCATATCTAATTTACGCTTGCAATGTTTTGGATATTCAAAAACAAACCAATCATATAATTCCTTATTTGCATAAATTCCCATATGGTATAATGCAATAAAATTTTTTTGGGATGCAATACTAGCAAAAGGAAGTGGTAAACTTGTATTGCAATGGTATCCATTTGGATATATGCTTTTAGGTACTACATAACCAATCATACCATAGCTTATTTCTTCTTTAAAACCTTTTGGAATGCTGTTTAAAATAGTTGCTCTTAATTTTTTAAAATAAAAAGCACGATCTTCTGGAAGTTGAGCGATGTATTCTTCTGGTGAATTGGCTTTATATAGCATAGTTTTAATTTGGACTTCTATGCTAAGTTATAAATTATTTATAGAACTTTTTAGATTCATTCCAAAAAACGTCCATTTCTTTTAAAGACATCTTATGAAGTGATTTATTAATTTTTTTAGCTTCTTTTTCTAGATATTGAAACCTATTAATAAATTTTTTGTTAGTGCGTTCTAAAGCGTTTTCTGGGTTAACTTTAATAAAACGAGCATAATTAATCATAGAAAATAATACATCTCCAAATTCAGCTTCTATAGAGTCTGTATTACCTTTTTTAATCTCTTCGTTTAATTCTGTAAGTTCTTCCTGAACTTTTTTCCAAACTTGTTCAGGTTGTTCCCAATCAAAGCCTACGCCAGCAACTTTATCTTGTATACGGTTAGCTTTAACCATTGCAGGTAAAGATTTGGGAACACCTTCTAAAACAGATTCTTTACCTTCTTTTAGTTTTAGTTGTTCCCAATTTTGTTTTACTTCTGCTTCATTTTCTACGGTAACATCACCGTAAATATGAGGATGTCTATAAATTAATTTTTCTGAAATTTCATTTGCAACATCAGCAATATCAAAACTATCTGTTTCTGAACCAATTTTTGCGTAAAAAACTATATGAAGTAATACATCGCCTAATTCTTTTTTAATTTCTTCTAAATCGTTATTAAGAATAGCATCGCCTAATTCATAAGTTTCTTCAATTGTTAAATGGCGCAGTGATTGAAAAGTTTGCTTTTTATCCCAAGGACATTTTAAACGCAATTCATCCATAATATCTAATAAACGACCAAATGCTTTTAACTGTTGTTCTCGGGAATTCATAATTAAGCTTCTTCTGTTTCTTGTTCTTCTTCAGTAATTGCTGTAAAATCGAAATTTTTTGAAGCTAATAAATTATACCATTGCAATACTTTTTTAATGTTTGAAGTATAAACACGTTCTTCGTCAAAGTTTGGTAAAATTTCTCTAAAATAAGAAGTTAATACTTTACCACTTTCTTTATGGCTAATTGCTTCTTTACCATTTTCTTTTTCACCAATACTTTTTAATATTATACGAAGTGGTACTTCTTCTTCATATGTATAAATAGCAATTTCGTTTAAGGCACTAATATTATGTGTAACAGTTACTGGAAATTTTTTACCATCTAATAAAGATTCTACAATAATTCCACCTTTAGATTGTGCTTTAATTTCATACAAACCTGGTTTACCGTTTACAGCTACAATGTCTTTTAATTCCATATAGTTATTTTCTTTTTAATAAGGGAAATCTCATTCTATATTTTGGATTTATTTTCCCTTTTGAAATATTTTCTAGTTTCTTTTTAATTAATCGTTTTTTTAATGAAGAAATTTTATCCGTAAATAAAATACCTTCAATATGGTCATATTCGTGTTGTACAACTCTTGCCGCAAGACCATCAATAACATCTGTATGTTTTTCAAAATTTTCATCAAAATATTCGATGGTAATTTTTTCTTGTCTAAAAACATCTTCATTAATATCAGGAATGCTTAAACAGCCTTCGTTAAAAGCCCACTCATCACCTTCTTCTTTTAAAATTTTAGCATTTATAAATACCTTATCAAAAGAAGCTAAGAACTTGCGTTCTTCAGTTTCTAATTCATCATCTTCACTAAAGGGAGTTGCATTTACAATAAACAACCTAATAGCTTTTCCAATTTGTGGTGCTGCTAAACCAACGCCATTTGCATTTACCATTGTTTCTTTCATATTTTCGATAAGAATATCTAAATCTGGATAGTCTTTATCTATATCAATACCAACTTTTCTTAAAACTGGATCTCCGTAAGCTACTATAGGTAAAATCATACTCTTTTTTTTGGATTGCAAAAGTACGAAAGTTTGAATTAATAATAAAACGTTGAGAATTATAATTTACAAAACTATGAATCTATGCTATATTTTTGTGAAACTTTATTGTTTTAAAGTATAACTAATAAGAAATTATCTTTAAATACTTGAAATTTAATGTAAATAGCTGCTATATTTTAAAAAGTTATAAAAAATAGTTATGAAAAAGACAAAATAGTATCATTAGGTTTTTTAATTGTTATTTAATTTTGAAAATCGATAATTATTATTTCTATATGAGATAATAATTGTGTTAGATATATAATGTAACATGTAAGTATACAACTAAAATACTGCAATTAATTTTAATACTGTATTTGTGTTTTAATATTTCAATTGAATAAATAATGAATAAAAATAAAAAGGCAAATGACTAAGGATAATAAACTATCGTTAAAAGAAAAAATAGGCTATGCATTAGGAGATGGTGCAGCAAATATTGCTTGGAGAGGAGTGGCAACCTTTTTATTTATTTTTTATACAGACGTCTTTGGATTGAGTCCTGTTACGGTTGGTATGCTAATGTTAGTAGCGCGTTTTAGCGATGGAATTAGTGATGTTTTAATGGGAATTATTGGAGACAGAACAAAGTCTAAATACGGAAAATTCCGTCCATGGATTTTATGGACAGCTATTCCTTTAGCTGCAATTTTATCTCTATTATTTACAAGTCCAGATTTAAGTTCTACTGGAAAAATTATTTACGCTTATATTACATATATATTTTTCACATTAATTTATACAGCTAATAATATTCCTTATGGGGCTCTTATGGCGGTAATGACTGGTGACGATAAGGAAAGAACTAGTTTAGGATCTTTTAGAATGGTTGGTGCTTTTGGAGGAGGTATGTTAGTGCAAGGAGCTTTACTTTTTTTAGTAGCCTATTATGGTAATATTAATCCGGATATTGAAGTTTCTAAATTAGAAAATGAAAAGTATAGAGTAACAGTTTCTACTTCAAAAGATGTAGATAATGTTAATATTAAAACTGAAGATGGTATTGCTGAATTTATTTGGGATGATGCTAAAATGGCTGCTACCGATAATATTCCAACAAATAGAAAAAGTTTTTCAATGGAGGCAAATGAAGAATATGCTTTTATTGTTCAAGGTGAAAACAACTTATCTGAAAGCAATATTTTTATAATAGATCAAAAAGAAGGTTATAGTAATTCAATGTATATAATGTCTGTTTTACTAGCTATTTTAATGTTTATTACTTTTTATACAACTAAAGAAAGAGTACAACCTCCAAAAACACAAAAAAATAATTTAAAGAAAGATTTTAAAGATTTAATTTCAAATAAACCTTGGTTAGTTTTATTAGTTATTGGCTTATTATTCAATATCTATAATTCTATAAAACAAGGAATTGTAATTATTTATTTTACACATTATTTAAACAATCAATTATTGGCTGCATCATTCTTAATAGGTTTAATGTTAGCTTCAGTATTAGGTGCAATGGTAACTGCGCCACTAGGAAATAAATTAGGAAAAAGAAATTTATTTATATATGCATTGCTTTTTTCAGGTGGTGTAAATGCTTTATTAATGTTTTGTGGACCAACAGATATAGAAGCTATTTTTATAATAGGTATTGTATCTGAATTTGCTGCAGCAATGTTTCCTACTTTGTTTTTTGTTATGCTTGGTGATGCTGCAGATTATTCAGAATTTAAAAATGGACGTAGAGCTACTGGATTAATATATTCTGCTGGTTCCTTTGCAACTAAATTTGGTGGAGGAATTGCAGGTGCAATAATTGGATTAATTTTAGGAGCTTTTCATTACAATGGACAAGACACAGCAGCAATACAAGGTGCGTTTCCTGGAATTATTATGTTAATGAGTTGGGTGCCAGCTATTATTACAGTAATAGCAGCAGGTCTAATGTTTTTGTACCCGCTTACACAAAAGAAACTTAATGAAATTACGATTGAATTAAATACGCGAAGACTTAAAGAATAAATTATTAAGGATTAAAATTTAAAAAAATGAAATACGGTTATTTCGATGATGCTAATAGAGAATATGTAATTACAAACCCAAAAACACCTTATCCTTGGATTAATTACTTAGGTAATGATGTTTTTTTCTCATTAACATCTAATACTGGAGGAGGATATACTTTTTATAAAGACGCTAAGTTTAGAAGGTTAACACGTTACAGATATAATAATGTACCAGTTGATACTGGTGGAAAATATTTTTACATTAAAGATGGTGATACAACTTGGTCTCCAAGTTGGAAACCAGCAAAAGAAAAGTTAGATAGTTACGAATGCCGTCATGGTATGAGTTATACTAAATTTAAAGGAGTTAAAAATGGTGTAGAATCAGAAGTTTTACAATTTATTCCTTTGGATTTTTTGGGTGAAATCCAGAAAGTTAGTCTTAAAAATACCACTTCTAAAGTTAAAAAGTTAAAGTTGTTTTCTTTTATAGAATTTGCACTTTGGAATGCAGAAGATGATATGACAAATTTTCAACGAAATTTTAATACAGGAGAAGTTGAAATAGAAGATGCGGTAATCTATCATAAAACAGAATTTAAAGAACGTAGAAATCATTATGCTTTTTACTCTGTAAATCAGCAAATTAATGGGTTTGATACAGATAGAGATTCATTTATAGGTTTGTATAATGGTTTTGATGATCCAGAAGTAGTTTCTGAAGGGAAATCTAAAAATTCAGTTGCGCATGGATGGTCTCCAATAGCGTCACATTATATTGAAATTGAATTGCAACCTAACGAAGAAAAAGACTTTATTTTTATGTTAGGTTATGTAGAAGTTGATGAAGATAATAAATGGGAAAGTAAAGGAGTAATTAATAAAAATCCTGCAAAGGAAATGATTACTAAGTATGATACCGTTGAAAAAGTAACTGAAGCATATAATGAATTAAGAGTTTATTGGGATAATTTATTGGGTAAAATTAATATTGAATCTGGAGAGGATAAGTTAGATAGAATGGTGAATATATGGAATCAATACCAATGTATGGTTACTTTTAATATGTCTCGTTCTGCTTCATTCTTTGAGTCTGGAATTGGAAGAGGAATGGGCTTTAGAGATTCAAATCAAGATTTAATAGGTTTTGTACACCAAATACCAGAAAGAGCACGTGAAAGAATAATTGATATAGCATCTACTCAATTTGAAGATGGTTCTTGTTACCACCAATACCAGCCATTAACAAAAAAAGGAAATGCAGCAATTGGAGGTAATTTTAATGATGACCCATTATGGTTAATTCTTTCAACTACAGAATATATTAAAGAAACTGGAGATTTTACATTGTTAGATGAAATGGTTCCTTTTGATAATGATGCATCAAGAGCTAAATCACACTTCGACCATTTAAAAGCTTCATTTTACCACGTTGTAAATAACTTAGGACCACACCAATTACCTTTAATAGGAAGAGCTGATTGGAATGATTGTTTAAATTTAAGTTGCTTTTCTAAAGATCCTAATGAATCTTTTCAAACTACAGGAAATAAAAAAGATAGCAAGGCAGAATCTTTAATGATTGCAGGTTTGTTTGTAGTATATGGAAAAGAATATATTAAACTATGTAATATTATTGGGAAAACTAAAGAAGCCGAAGAAGCACAAGTTCATGTAGATAATATGATTGAAGCCGTTAAAAAAGATGGTTGGGATGGTGAATGGTATTTAAGAGCTTATGATTATTATGGTAAAAAAGTAGGTTCAAATGAAAATGAAGAAGGAAAGATTTTTATAGAATCACAAGGTTGGTGTACTATGGCTGAAATCGGTAAAGAAGAAGGCTTGGTAGAGAAATCGTTAGATTCAGTTAAAAAACATTTAGATTGTGAATATGGTATTGTATTAAACAGTCCTGCTTTTACAGAATACAAGATAGAATATGGTGAAATTTCTACTTATCCAGCAGGATATAAAGAAAATGGAGGTATATTTTGCCATAACAATCCTTGGATAATGATTGGAGAAACAATGCTAGGTCGTGGAGATAATGCTTACGATTATTATACAAAAATAGCTCCAAGTTTTTTAGAAGATATTTCAGAGTTGCACAAAGTTGAGCCTTATGTATATTGTCAAATGATTGCTGGTAAAGAAGCATTTAAACCTGGAGAAGCAAAAAACTCTTGGTTGTCTGGAACAGCATCTTGGAATTTTTATACAATTACTCAGTATATTTTAGGCATAAAACCAGATTATAATGGACTTTTAATAAATCCTTGTATTCCTTCAAAATGGAATGGATTTAAAATGAAAAGAGAATTTAGAGGGGCCATTTATAATATTGAAGTTTTAAACCCTAATAATGTTAGTAAAGGAGTTGAGAAGATGATTGTTAATGGAGAAACAATCACAACCAATATAATACCTATTTTAGAAAAAGGAAAATCCCATGAAATTAAAGTAATTATGGGATAGTTTGAGTTAGTTTTTTTTATACTGATAAAAGTATTATAGTATTCAGGTACTATAATACTTTTTGTATTCCTACAAATTGTTCTCTAAACTCTTTAGGTGTACAATTTTTAGATTTTTTAAACAACCTATTAAAATTGGCAATATTATTAAATCCGCATTTAAATGCAATTTCTCCAATAGTTAAATCAGTTTCTAAAAGCCAATGTGAAGCAAAGCTAATACGTGTATCGTTAATATAACTAACAAATGTTTTACCGGTACGTTTTTTAATAAATCTATTAAAAGATACAGGGCTCATATTTACCAATTCAGATATTTCGCCTAATGTTATTGTTTTATTAAAATTTTCTTGAATATAGTCATATACCTTTTTAATCTTATCGCTATTGTGAAAATCTTCTTTTTCAGCACTTGAATTAGAAAGCATTCTTTGATTTTCAGATTTAGCTAAATCATTTAAAATAGAAACAAATTCTAAATAATATTCAATTCCAGAAATACGAGTAAGCATCATTAATCTAGGCATTATTTTTAATGTAGTTTCTCGAGAAAAAAGTATTCCATGTTTAGATCTAGAAAACATATCTTTAATAGGTTTAAAAATTCTACGAGATAATGTTTTTTCATTTAATAAATCTTGATGAATGTGAATTGTAATTTCATAGATTTCTTTACAAGTGCATTTATGAAGTTTCCAACCATGCACAATATTAGGACCTGCTAATACAAGTTCTATATCTTCAATATTTTCAGAATGATCACCTATAATTCGTTTTACTCCTTTTCCTTTATAAATAAAATTTAATTCATATTCTGGGTGAAAATGAATGGGGAAATCAAAATCATCTTTTACTCTTTCTTCAACCAAAAAACTGTCTTCTGGAATTAAACGTGTTATTTCTCTGTGGGCATTGGCAATCATAGCTATAATAATGTATTATTTTGTCCTATTTGTATGTTATATTGTCGTAAATATATAAAAAAGTGACAATATTATATTAATATTATGTTAACATCTTCTATAAATTTGTGAATGTATTAATTAAAATCTTAATAATTAATTAACACAAATAAACTAAAGAATAATTAAATCAAATTTTTTATGAAAAATCAAATGTTAAAAAAAATCCTAATTCTTGGAAGCTTTTTGCTAGGTGTTGTGGCACACGCGCAGAGTGTTTCAGGAACAATCTCGGACTCAAACGGTCCATTGCCAGGAGCTAGTATAATAGTAAAAGGAACGAGTAATGGAACAACTTCAGATTTTAATGGTAAATACATTTTAGAAGATGTAGCACCAGATGCTGTACTAGAAATTTCTTATGTTGGGTATGGAACAAAAGAGATTAATGTAAATGGTGAAAAAGTTATTAATGTTATTCTTATTGAACAGTCAGATGTTTTAGATCAAGTAATTGTTATTGGTTATGGAACTAAAAAGAAAAGCTTAGTTACTGGTGCAATTTCTAGTTTAGATTCTAAAGAAATTGAAAATTCATCGAGCCCACGTGTAGAACAAGTTTTACAAGGTAGAGTTTCAGGTGTAACTGTTGTTTCTTCTTCAGGTTCTCCAGGTTCTGGAGCAAAAGTGAGAATTAGAGGAGCAGGTTCAAACGGTAATTCAGATCCTTTATATATTGTAGATGGTATGAAAGTAAGCTCAATGGATAATATTGCTCCTAGTGATATTGCTAATATTGAAGTTTTAAAAGATGCAGCCTCTTCTGCAATTTATGGTACAGAAGGAGCAAATGGTGTTGTAATTATTACAACTAAACAAGGAAAAATAGGTGAACAAATTATTAGTTTTAGCTCTAGTTTAGGATCTCAATCTGTAAATACAAAAATGGAGTTAATGGATGCTAGCCAATTTGTAACTTATATGAACGAAGCAGGTGAAGCTACAGTAGTTGATAATGGTATTAATACTAATTGGATTGATGAAACTTTTAATAATTCATTTGTTCAACGTTATGATGTTAGTTTTTCTGGAGCAACTGAAAAAACATCTTATTATTTATCGGGTTCATACTTAGATCAAGATGGAACAGTTGGAGAGGATAATAATTACAAAAGATATACAACACGTTTAAATGTTAAAAGTGATGTAAAAGAATGGTTAGAAATTGGTGCAAATATTACTTATACAAATATTGCAAATTCTCCAATTTCAGAAGATGATTCATATAGAAGTCCTATTAACAGTATGTTATTAATTGACCCGCTAACTCCAGTAATTTATTCTGGTACTTTACCTTCAAGAGCAGCTGATGGTGTTGCAAATGGAACTGCAATGACAGATAGTAATGGGAATGTTTATGGTTATCCAACATATTCTACTGGAGAGGTAATAAATCCAGTTGCGTCTTCCAACTATATTTATAGAGGTGGAATAGATACTGATAAAATATTATTATCTGTATTTGCTAAATTTAAATTAGCTGAAGGATTAAATTTTACATCTAGATTAGGATATGAGAGATCTAATACCATTGATAGTAGATGGACACCTATTTATTATGTTTCATCTGAAGAGCAAAATTCACAAGTAACTTTAAATGATAATTTAAGTAGAAACTCTAGATGGTTGTGGGAAAATTTTGTAGACTATTCAAAACAAGTAGGAGATCATAACTTTTCAGCTTTATTAGGATATTCTGCTGAAAAAATTAAAAATCCTTATTATTCATTACAAGGTGGAGAAGTAGCTCAAGAATCTGAAGAGTTTACATATTTCGACTTTACTAATAGAGATAATGATAAAATTGGTGGAAGTATTTACCAAAAAAACATGAACTCTGTTTACGGAAGATTATCATATGATTTTGCAGGAAAATATATGTTTGAAGGTTCTTTAAGATATGATACTTCAAGTGTTTTCCCTACATCTAACAAAGGAGGATATTTCCCTGCTGTTTCAGCTGGATGGGTACTTTCAAAAGAAGACTTTTGGAATGAAGATAGCGCTATAGATTATTTTAAATTTCGTGCAAGTTGGGGACAAAATGGTTCAGATGCTAACTTAGCAGGTAATGGAGATATTCAAGTATTTAGAACTGTTGATGGTACTGTTCCAGTTGTTTATGAAGGTGTAACAGGTGTAACACCTGGAGACTTAGCAAACCCTAGTTTAACTTGGGAACGTTCAGAACAAACCGATATAGGTGTTGATTTAAGAGCGTTTAATGGTAGATTTAATTTTGGAGCTGATTGGTATAATAAAACTACGAAAGATTTAATTATTCCTGATGGAAATATTATTGCACCACCTTCATTAGGTCAAACTGTTGGAGCTATTAATGGTGGTACTATTAAAAATACAGGTCTTGAATTTGAAGCAGGATGGAATGATACTACTGATGGTGGATTGAGTTATGGAGTTAATTTTAACTTCTCTACTTTAGATAATGAAGTAACGGATGTAATTGTACCTTCTCCATTACAAGGAGCTACAGCACCATCAAATGGTGACGGAGTTACAAGATTTGAAGAAGGATATCCAGTATGGTATTTTTATGGATATAAAACAGATGGAATAGATTCTGCAACAGGAGCTCCTATTTACGTTGAAACTGATGGAAATGCCGGAATTACAGCGAATGATAAAACATTTATTGGGTCACCTCATCCAGATTTAATTTATGGAGGTAATATATCTTTAGGTTACAAAAATTTCGATTTTAATCTTATGTTCCAAGGTGTTGCAGGAAACGAGATTATTGCTGCATACCACCAACCATCACGTCCTTTTACAAATAAACCAGTAAATTGGTTTACAGATAGATGGACACAAGCAGGAGATAATGCTTCTATGCCAGGTGCTGCAAATGCTATAGATGCATATCAATCAGATTTAGTTGTTGAAGATGGTTCTTATATGAGA
This window encodes:
- a CDS encoding TonB-dependent receptor — translated: MKNQMLKKILILGSFLLGVVAHAQSVSGTISDSNGPLPGASIIVKGTSNGTTSDFNGKYILEDVAPDAVLEISYVGYGTKEINVNGEKVINVILIEQSDVLDQVIVIGYGTKKKSLVTGAISSLDSKEIENSSSPRVEQVLQGRVSGVTVVSSSGSPGSGAKVRIRGAGSNGNSDPLYIVDGMKVSSMDNIAPSDIANIEVLKDAASSAIYGTEGANGVVIITTKQGKIGEQIISFSSSLGSQSVNTKMELMDASQFVTYMNEAGEATVVDNGINTNWIDETFNNSFVQRYDVSFSGATEKTSYYLSGSYLDQDGTVGEDNNYKRYTTRLNVKSDVKEWLEIGANITYTNIANSPISEDDSYRSPINSMLLIDPLTPVIYSGTLPSRAADGVANGTAMTDSNGNVYGYPTYSTGEVINPVASSNYIYRGGIDTDKILLSVFAKFKLAEGLNFTSRLGYERSNTIDSRWTPIYYVSSEEQNSQVTLNDNLSRNSRWLWENFVDYSKQVGDHNFSALLGYSAEKIKNPYYSLQGGEVAQESEEFTYFDFTNRDNDKIGGSIYQKNMNSVYGRLSYDFAGKYMFEGSLRYDTSSVFPTSNKGGYFPAVSAGWVLSKEDFWNEDSAIDYFKFRASWGQNGSDANLAGNGDIQVFRTVDGTVPVVYEGVTGVTPGDLANPSLTWERSEQTDIGVDLRAFNGRFNFGADWYNKTTKDLIIPDGNIIAPPSLGQTVGAINGGTIKNTGLEFEAGWNDTTDGGLSYGVNFNFSTLDNEVTDVIVPSPLQGATAPSNGDGVTRFEEGYPVWYFYGYKTDGIDSATGAPIYVETDGNAGITANDKTFIGSPHPDLIYGGNISLGYKNFDFNLMFQGVAGNEIIAAYHQPSRPFTNKPVNWFTDRWTQAGDNASMPGAANAIDAYQSDLVVEDGSYMRIKQLQLGYTFADELIEKISLKRLRVYVSMDNYFTFTKFSGLDPEAGSFSDNSIGVDRGFYPIPREIMFGLSLDF